From the Kallotenue papyrolyticum genome, the window GCGCCAGGCATTGCGCGATGCCAACGCGCTGGAGTTCGTCGAGCGCCTGCCGCAGGGCCTGGACACATTGGTCGGCGAGCGCGGTGCGCGCCTCTCCGGCGGGCAGCGCCAACGGCTGGCGATCGCCCGCGCGCTGATCCGCGACCCGCGTGTGTTGATCCTGGATGAGGCTACCTCGGCGCTGGACGCGGCCTCCGAAGCGTTGATCCAGGAGGCGCTGGCGCGGCTGATGCGGGGCCGCACCACCTTTGTGGTGGCGCATCGCCTCTCCACGATTCGCCATGCAGACCGCATCATCGTGATGGAGCATGGCCGCGTTGTGGAACAGGGGACGCACGCGCAGTTGCTGGCGCGCGACGGGCTCTATCGTCGCCTGCAGGCGCAGCAACACGTTGCATTTCAGACCCCATAATGCTTGGAGGATCAGTCTATGGCTATCTTCGATCTGCCGCTCGATCAACTACGCACGTACCTGCCGGCGCGCGACGAGCCCGCCGATTTCGATAGCTTCTGGCAGCAGACGCTGGCCGAGGCGCGCGCCCATCCGTTGGCGGCGCGCTTCGAGCCGATCGCCAGCGACCTGACCACCCTGGAGGTCTTCGACGTCACCTTCAACGGCTACGGCGGCCACCCGATCAAGGGCTGGCTGATTCTGCCGCGCCGGCGGGATGCGGCTCTGCCCTGTGTGGTGGAGTACATCGGCTACGGCGGCGGACGTGGCCTGCCGATCGACTGGCTGCTGTGGGCTAGCGCCGGCTATGCTCACCTGGTGATGGATACACGCGGACAGGGTAGTTCCTGGCTGCGTGGCGATACGCCCGATCCGGAGGCACAGGGCAACGATCCGCACTATCCCGGCTTCATGACGCGTGGCATTCTCGATCCCCACACCTACTACTACCGGCGCGTCTTCACCGATGCGGTGCGCGCGGTCGAGGCGGCGCGCGCCCATCCGGCGGTGGACGCAACGCGCATCGCGGTGACAGGCGGTAGTCAGGGCGGCGGCATCACCCTGGCGGTCGCCGGTCTGCTCCCCGATCTGCAGGCGGTGCTGCCCGATGTGCCGTTCCTGTGCCACTACCGCCGCGCCATGGAGATCACCGATAGCTATCCCTACCAGGAGCTGGTGCGCTACCTGATGATCCACCGCGAGCGCGAGGAGCGCGTGTTGCGCACGCTGGCCTACTTCGACGGCGTGAACTTCGCGGCGCGCGCCACGGCGCCGGCACTGTTTTCGGTCGGGCTGATGGATGAGGTCTGTCCGCCCTCGACGGTCTTCGCCGCGTACAACCACTATGCCGGCGAGAAAGACATCCGCATCTGGCGCTACAACCACCATGAGGGCGGCGCGTCCTACCAGACGCTCGAGAAGCTGCGCTTCCTGCGCGCGCTCTGGTCGGCCTAGTTGTTGCGAGGTTAGCATGACCCCCACCCCCTTGCCATCCACCGCCATCGCACAGGTCGCGATCGTTGTGCCGGACATCGTCGCCGCGGCGCAAGCCTGGGCCGCGCTGTTGGGACAGCCCGTTCCCGAGATCATCGTGACCGATGCCTGGGAGCGGGCACGCACCGAATACCGCGGCCAGCCCACGCCGGCGCGCGCCAAATTGGCCTTTTTCCACCTGGGGCAGCTCGATCTGGAGCTGATCGAGCCGATCGACGGGCCGAGCACCTGGCGCGATCAACTGGAGCAGCACGGTCCCAGCCTGCACCACGTCGCTTTTCAGATTCGCGGTATGCCGGAGCAGATCGCACGCGGCGCGGCGCAGGGCATGCCCCTGATCCAGCGCGGCGAGTACACCGGCGGACGCTACGCCTACCTCGATGGCACGGCGCGACTCGGCTGCGTGATCGAGCTGCTGGAGAACGACCCATCCGCGTCATCATCGGGAGCAGAAGCATGAACGTTACCTATGCGTTGCCACGCCGGCGCTTCGGTGCGACGCCCTTTCGCGTGACGCCGCTATGCCTGGGCTGCGCACCACTGGCCAATATGCCCGAGCTGTTCGGGCCTGTGCCGGAGGAGCAGGCCCTGGCGCTGTTGCGCGCCGTGTTTGACAGCCCGATCAACTTCCTGGATACCGCGGCGGCCTATGGCGATGGCGAGAGCGAGCGGCGCATCGGCATCGTGCTGCGCGAGCGGCTGGGGCTGCCGCCTGGCTTCGTCCTGGCGACGAAAGTCGATCGCGACCTGCGCACCGGCGAGTTCAGCGGCGCGCAGGTGCGTCGCTCGCTCGAGCGCAGTCGCAAACTGCTGGGCCGCGCTACCCTGCCGATTGTCTATCTCCACGATCCGGAGTATGCGCGCGAGACCTTTGAGGAGATCATGGCGCCCGGCGGAGCGGTGGATGTGTTGCTGGAGTACAAGGCGCGTGGCGTGATCGGCGCGGTGGGCATCGCTGGCGGTCCGGTCGCCATGCTGATGCGCTACGTCGAGACGGGCGTGTTCGACGCGTTGATCACCCACAACCGTTACACCCTGCTCAACCGCGCCGCCGAGCCGCTGATCGA encodes:
- a CDS encoding acetylxylan esterase, which gives rise to MAIFDLPLDQLRTYLPARDEPADFDSFWQQTLAEARAHPLAARFEPIASDLTTLEVFDVTFNGYGGHPIKGWLILPRRRDAALPCVVEYIGYGGGRGLPIDWLLWASAGYAHLVMDTRGQGSSWLRGDTPDPEAQGNDPHYPGFMTRGILDPHTYYYRRVFTDAVRAVEAARAHPAVDATRIAVTGGSQGGGITLAVAGLLPDLQAVLPDVPFLCHYRRAMEITDSYPYQELVRYLMIHREREERVLRTLAYFDGVNFAARATAPALFSVGLMDEVCPPSTVFAAYNHYAGEKDIRIWRYNHHEGGASYQTLEKLRFLRALWSA
- a CDS encoding VOC family protein gives rise to the protein MTPTPLPSTAIAQVAIVVPDIVAAAQAWAALLGQPVPEIIVTDAWERARTEYRGQPTPARAKLAFFHLGQLDLELIEPIDGPSTWRDQLEQHGPSLHHVAFQIRGMPEQIARGAAQGMPLIQRGEYTGGRYAYLDGTARLGCVIELLENDPSASSSGAEA
- a CDS encoding aldo/keto reductase; translated protein: MNVTYALPRRRFGATPFRVTPLCLGCAPLANMPELFGPVPEEQALALLRAVFDSPINFLDTAAAYGDGESERRIGIVLRERLGLPPGFVLATKVDRDLRTGEFSGAQVRRSLERSRKLLGRATLPIVYLHDPEYARETFEEIMAPGGAVDVLLEYKARGVIGAVGIAGGPVAMLMRYVETGVFDALITHNRYTLLNRAAEPLIELAARRGLAVVNAAPYGGGLLAKGPEAWGRYAYRSASPQVLARAQRMADICARYAVPLAAAALQFSMRDPRITSTIVGMTRPERVQETLELACWPIPEQLWAELDAVGFERDDF